One region of Fervidobacterium sp. genomic DNA includes:
- a CDS encoding sugar ABC transporter permease — translation MKKYDRKWIITFLSPYVVLFSTFIVVPIVLAILLSFTNFNTIQFPKFIGLKNYITLFTTDNVFMQHVLPNTIKFAIIVGPIGYFLAFILAWMLAQIPRIPRTILALIIYSPSMTVGVAMQVIWLTIFSGDKSGYLNSLLLNLGIIDQPIQWLQSPKFLFPTMVIVTIWSSMGVGFLAMLAGVLNTDPEIYEAGYIDGISKRWQEIFYITIPLMKPQMLFGAVMSVVSTFQAGYIGVMLSGSNPTPQYAGQLIVNHIEDFGFMRYEMGYAAAISVVLLVMIWISSKFVWALFLERD, via the coding sequence GTGAAAAAATATGACAGAAAATGGATAATAACATTTCTTTCACCTTACGTTGTTTTGTTTTCTACATTCATAGTAGTTCCAATTGTGTTAGCAATACTCTTGTCATTCACTAATTTTAACACTATCCAATTTCCAAAATTCATAGGTTTGAAAAATTATATAACACTATTCACAACCGATAACGTATTCATGCAGCATGTGTTACCAAACACAATAAAGTTTGCAATCATAGTTGGACCCATCGGTTATTTTTTAGCATTTATACTTGCCTGGATGCTTGCGCAAATTCCGAGAATTCCAAGAACCATTTTAGCCCTTATAATCTATTCACCGTCTATGACCGTAGGTGTCGCTATGCAAGTTATATGGCTCACAATTTTTAGTGGCGACAAGTCTGGATATTTAAACAGTTTACTCCTGAATTTGGGAATCATAGATCAACCAATTCAATGGTTGCAATCTCCAAAATTTCTCTTTCCAACGATGGTTATAGTCACAATATGGAGCAGCATGGGAGTTGGATTTCTTGCAATGCTTGCGGGGGTGTTGAACACTGATCCAGAGATCTATGAGGCTGGCTACATAGACGGGATTTCGAAGAGGTGGCAAGAAATATTCTATATTACGATTCCTTTGATGAAACCACAAATGCTATTCGGAGCTGTTATGTCTGTAGTTTCAACATTCCAAGCTGGTTACATAGGTGTTATGCTTTCTGGTTCAAATCCAACTCCACAGTATGCTGGACAACTGATAGTAAACCACATTGAAGATTTTGGATTCATGAGGTACGAAATGGGCTATGCAGCCGCGATCTCAGTTGTTTTGTTAGTTATGATCTGGATTTCTTCCAAGTTCGTTTGGGCACTTTTCTTAGAACGCGATTGA
- a CDS encoding NHL repeat-containing protein — protein sequence MNKVWIFLFLIFLSTLSISYSPYYTYTVGVGKQLVRIQDAYEPVKKLHFNVGTLADLFWKNGKLYLADGDNAIVYVTQENISTMEYQITNKIGEGQLIGISGIFVDSEENVYVADSWSQQVLKFSNDGKLLLSISKPTSPIYGQTNDFVPLKLAADRRGNVYVVCQGVTNGLAVFNRYGQFLSFYGANEPKVTFRMILQRILFTESQKAQLLKIRPPSPTSLAIDDFGSVWTVTQGLKEDAIKRFNVAGVNIYPTLDFSSDNFVDLDVDKYGNVYALTSNGLIYIYDNLGNLIFIFGGQSFYENRLGLFRTPVAISVSDEGEIFILDKEDSSITVLRKTNFGKLVLKGVQFYNQGLYLEGENVWNEILKFNSAFILTYKVLGNIEFKKGNYAKAFNYFKIAQDEKGYSEAFWYLRNVWLQKFVGLIFLIVVLLAIFDIVRTLLKRQGIILNKPSAKKKKQHEWQLQIKYSLLFLKNPFDAVYEMKRKNRISPLTAMIFYALLYIENIIIKLVGSPLFVGFEARKINFISLFFDTYKFLFLFVLSNYLVSEISEGEGRFKDIFIGTIEAFLPYILFSVPLALITNFLTLNESFIYNFGMQIIWAWSIIWLVIIIAQIHNFSFSETVKNLILTFFTMILISILIVIIFILVREEVSFLTSLFEELIFRARTK from the coding sequence ATGAACAAGGTGTGGATTTTCTTATTTCTGATTTTCTTATCAACCTTATCAATATCATATTCGCCTTATTACACTTACACAGTAGGTGTTGGAAAACAACTTGTAAGAATACAAGACGCATATGAACCTGTTAAGAAACTCCATTTCAATGTAGGAACATTAGCTGACTTATTCTGGAAAAATGGAAAACTCTATCTCGCTGATGGAGATAATGCAATTGTTTATGTTACTCAAGAAAATATTTCAACAATGGAATATCAAATCACTAACAAAATTGGCGAAGGGCAGCTGATCGGCATATCAGGAATATTTGTCGATTCCGAGGAGAATGTGTATGTAGCCGACTCGTGGTCTCAACAGGTTTTGAAGTTCTCAAATGATGGAAAATTGCTGCTGAGCATTTCAAAACCGACTTCGCCCATTTATGGTCAAACAAATGACTTTGTACCACTTAAATTAGCAGCGGATAGAAGAGGAAACGTATACGTTGTATGCCAAGGAGTCACCAACGGACTTGCAGTATTTAATAGATACGGTCAATTCCTAAGCTTCTACGGAGCAAACGAGCCAAAAGTTACGTTTCGAATGATTTTACAAAGAATTTTATTCACAGAAAGTCAAAAAGCGCAATTACTTAAGATACGTCCACCATCTCCAACAAGTTTGGCAATAGATGATTTTGGTTCAGTCTGGACTGTAACTCAAGGACTCAAAGAAGACGCTATAAAAAGATTCAATGTTGCTGGAGTAAACATATACCCAACACTTGATTTTTCTTCTGACAATTTTGTAGATCTGGATGTTGATAAATATGGCAACGTTTATGCATTAACATCTAATGGATTGATATACATTTACGATAACCTTGGAAATCTTATCTTCATTTTTGGCGGGCAAAGTTTTTACGAAAATAGACTTGGTCTGTTCAGAACCCCGGTTGCAATCTCTGTCTCCGACGAAGGTGAGATATTTATACTCGACAAAGAAGATTCTTCAATAACCGTACTAAGAAAAACAAATTTTGGCAAGCTTGTTCTAAAAGGTGTACAGTTTTACAATCAGGGACTCTACCTTGAAGGAGAAAATGTATGGAATGAGATACTCAAGTTTAATTCCGCTTTTATTTTAACATATAAAGTGCTTGGTAACATAGAATTTAAGAAAGGAAATTACGCAAAAGCCTTTAATTATTTCAAAATTGCACAGGATGAAAAGGGTTACTCAGAAGCTTTCTGGTACCTCAGAAACGTGTGGTTGCAAAAATTTGTCGGACTTATTTTTCTTATTGTAGTACTTTTAGCAATATTTGATATAGTAAGAACATTGCTTAAGCGCCAAGGAATTATTTTGAATAAACCAAGTGCAAAAAAGAAGAAGCAACATGAATGGCAACTACAGATAAAATATTCACTTTTATTTTTAAAAAACCCATTTGATGCAGTCTACGAGATGAAAAGAAAAAATAGGATCTCTCCATTAACGGCAATGATATTTTATGCTTTACTTTACATCGAAAATATAATCATTAAACTTGTTGGTTCTCCTTTATTTGTTGGTTTCGAAGCAAGGAAAATAAATTTCATTAGCTTATTTTTTGACACGTACAAATTTCTTTTCTTGTTCGTTTTGTCCAATTATCTTGTCAGTGAAATTTCTGAAGGAGAAGGACGATTCAAGGATATATTTATTGGGACAATAGAGGCTTTTTTGCCATATATATTGTTTTCTGTACCACTTGCGCTAATAACAAATTTTCTAACATTGAATGAGTCGTTCATATATAATTTTGGAATGCAGATTATATGGGCTTGGTCAATAATCTGGCTTGTCATTATAATTGCCCAAATACATAATTTCTCGTTTTCTGAAACTGTTAAAAACCTCATCTTAACGTTCTTTACGATGATACTTATTTCTATACTTATAGTTATAATCTTCATCCTTGTTAGAGAAGAAGTTTCATTTCTCACCTCTTTGTTTGAGGAGTTGATATTCCGTGCAAGGACAAAATAG
- a CDS encoding sugar ABC transporter permease, whose amino-acid sequence MKIKLRTREAINGLIFISPWIIGFLLFTLIPLIKTFTFSLNEVKVTAEGVRMFFVGTKNYKDAFLTDVTYPQLLVDYFIQIIVYVPIIISFSMIMALLLNINIKGRALFRTIYFLPVVIASGPVFNKLLSKGAMTFEGLYNFQLIKDIQANLPALLSKAIDMFVSGFIMILWFSGVQILIYLAGLQKIDKSMYEAAKIDGASKWQILWKITLPVLTPLTFVNVVYTIVTVSTFATNPIIQKILVDMYRPERGLGYASALSWIYFLAMLLVIGVFAIIGVIYGKRVIKK is encoded by the coding sequence ATGAAAATAAAACTTCGTACGAGAGAAGCTATAAATGGCCTTATTTTTATTTCACCATGGATTATTGGATTTCTTCTTTTTACACTCATACCGTTAATTAAAACTTTCACTTTTAGTCTAAACGAAGTAAAGGTTACAGCAGAAGGAGTTAGAATGTTTTTCGTAGGTACGAAAAACTATAAAGATGCCTTTTTGACAGATGTTACGTATCCACAGCTCTTGGTTGATTACTTCATCCAAATAATAGTTTATGTTCCTATAATAATTTCATTTTCGATGATAATGGCTTTGCTGTTGAATATAAACATCAAAGGTAGAGCATTGTTTAGAACAATTTACTTTCTTCCAGTTGTGATTGCAAGTGGACCTGTTTTCAACAAGTTGCTAAGCAAAGGTGCAATGACATTTGAAGGACTTTACAATTTTCAACTAATAAAAGACATCCAAGCAAATCTACCCGCATTACTTTCGAAAGCAATCGATATGTTTGTATCCGGTTTCATAATGATACTTTGGTTCTCTGGTGTGCAAATCCTTATTTACCTTGCAGGTTTGCAGAAAATTGACAAAAGCATGTATGAAGCAGCAAAAATAGATGGAGCTTCAAAATGGCAGATATTATGGAAAATAACTTTACCTGTACTAACACCACTCACATTTGTAAACGTTGTGTACACAATCGTTACTGTGTCTACCTTTGCAACCAATCCGATTATCCAAAAGATACTTGTAGACATGTACAGACCAGAAAGAGGCCTTGGATATGCTTCTGCTCTATCTTGGATATATTTCTTGGCTATGTTACTTGTAATAGGTGTATTTGCGATTATAGGCGTTATTTACGGAAAGAGAGTGATTAAAAAGTAG
- a CDS encoding DUF5696 domain-containing protein — protein sequence MQGQNRYLTRLYFLIIKFLFILSIIITFTIWIKNVPEQSTSMVYKKLDDSPYQFVTPKYGKTFETQAIRTNVDTKTMNFTVEDKKSGFVWKSALENEDSEINTTWRMFFNSALVVEFYDEVGGVKRLYSSKDADIKLEKEEKNSLTFAVKFRNVDIFLRLILSFNNDSADVVVKDIKESTYKVMGLFIYPYLGGSKGLADGRFILADGVGAIVELSKVSTATAPFKMRIYGEDIGFREVIPQTYFRNIKEPSSYVLPMYGILYNQNGLLAIFKNSEEYVEINAYKSGIITPYNWLSGRFVFRDIHKKLLNKQGQGITIPQENMNPVKPHIRYYFLSDSNEYTLANKFISEYAEQISSKNSTEPIFKIDVLMSEAKKTAFGYTLVKMTTQEQLEKIKNELSHTLDNVVYVLRGYSKDGYSRNSPYHLPFEQKIINSLEKIADDYIYVDYVKFPKISKFARRLIVAQNKLEQLIEREENFLTDPILVSKIATEEKQKFKRFGISNLALGTIGEMLYSTKNLERSKTKNLFEKLIGLFEKPIIYGSNWYLLKNSYMIADLTLENSGYEIENDVFPIVPFVLSNFRTVFSKPINLSADYRLQLLKCIEYGVMPSFYLTWESSKELVDTNSQHLISTKFNDWREEIKKSYLEYKNIKNILGKNRPIKRTKLYENVYIVDYENNVSIIFNYNSSTITYKNHEISGVSWKIIRGEQ from the coding sequence GTGCAAGGACAAAATAGATATTTGACAAGACTGTATTTTTTAATAATAAAGTTCCTATTTATCCTTTCCATAATAATTACATTCACTATCTGGATAAAAAATGTACCAGAACAGAGCACATCAATGGTTTATAAGAAACTTGACGACTCACCATATCAGTTTGTAACTCCTAAGTACGGTAAAACATTTGAAACCCAAGCAATAAGAACAAATGTTGACACCAAGACGATGAATTTCACAGTTGAAGATAAGAAGAGTGGATTCGTATGGAAATCAGCGTTAGAAAATGAAGACAGTGAAATAAACACTACGTGGAGAATGTTTTTTAACTCCGCTTTAGTTGTTGAATTTTACGACGAAGTCGGCGGCGTTAAACGTCTTTATTCATCAAAAGATGCGGATATCAAATTGGAAAAAGAAGAGAAAAATTCTCTCACATTTGCTGTTAAGTTTAGAAACGTGGACATCTTTCTTAGACTTATTTTGTCTTTTAATAATGATTCAGCTGATGTGGTGGTAAAAGATATAAAAGAAAGTACATACAAAGTTATGGGATTATTCATATATCCATACTTAGGTGGTTCAAAAGGTTTGGCAGATGGGCGTTTTATACTTGCAGACGGAGTAGGTGCAATTGTCGAACTCTCAAAGGTAAGCACGGCAACTGCACCATTCAAAATGAGGATCTATGGTGAAGACATTGGGTTTAGAGAAGTTATACCCCAAACATATTTTAGAAATATCAAAGAACCTTCATCCTATGTCTTACCGATGTATGGAATTTTATATAATCAAAATGGTCTTTTAGCTATATTCAAGAACTCTGAGGAATACGTAGAGATAAATGCATACAAAAGTGGTATAATAACGCCTTATAACTGGCTATCGGGGCGGTTTGTATTTCGAGATATACATAAAAAGCTATTAAACAAGCAGGGACAAGGAATAACCATACCACAAGAGAATATGAATCCAGTCAAACCACACATCAGATATTACTTCTTATCTGATTCAAATGAATATACATTGGCAAACAAATTTATTTCTGAGTACGCTGAGCAAATATCGAGCAAAAATTCTACCGAACCGATATTTAAAATTGACGTCCTCATGTCAGAAGCAAAAAAGACAGCGTTTGGTTATACTCTGGTTAAGATGACCACACAAGAACAACTTGAGAAAATAAAAAACGAACTCTCACACACATTGGACAATGTTGTTTATGTACTCAGAGGTTACAGCAAAGATGGATATTCGAGAAATTCACCATACCATTTACCATTTGAACAAAAAATAATAAACAGTCTTGAGAAAATTGCAGATGACTATATATATGTTGATTACGTAAAATTCCCAAAAATCTCAAAATTTGCAAGGAGACTAATAGTAGCACAAAACAAACTCGAGCAGCTTATCGAAAGAGAAGAAAATTTCTTAACTGACCCTATCTTGGTAAGTAAGATAGCTACAGAGGAAAAACAAAAATTCAAAAGATTTGGTATCAGTAATCTTGCATTGGGAACAATTGGAGAAATGCTCTACTCAACAAAGAACCTGGAAAGGTCCAAGACCAAAAATCTATTTGAAAAGCTTATCGGTCTGTTTGAAAAACCAATTATTTACGGTTCGAATTGGTATCTCTTAAAGAATTCATACATGATAGCAGACCTGACACTTGAAAATTCAGGTTATGAAATAGAAAACGATGTTTTTCCCATAGTACCTTTTGTGTTAAGCAACTTTCGAACTGTGTTTTCAAAGCCTATAAATCTTTCTGCTGATTATCGATTGCAACTACTGAAGTGCATAGAATACGGTGTTATGCCAAGTTTCTACTTAACATGGGAAAGTTCCAAAGAACTTGTCGACACAAACTCTCAACATCTTATATCAACTAAATTCAACGACTGGCGAGAAGAAATCAAAAAGTCCTACCTTGAGTATAAAAACATTAAAAATATCTTGGGAAAAAATAGACCAATAAAGCGCACTAAATTATACGAAAATGTTTACATTGTGGACTACGAAAACAATGTATCAATTATATTTAACTATAATTCGTCTACAATAACGTATAAGAATCATGAAATTTCTGGTGTCTCTTGGAAAATCATCAGAGGTGAGCAGTAA
- a CDS encoding carbohydrate ABC transporter permease: protein MFKKFDIYKIRKKTKDSIEVASVYFLLLLVGFVFIYPIIFMISYSFMDTSDLVNPLVKWVPTKLYAGNYKDAVKVLDYAKTLTQTIVITTIPALFQTLSASVVGYGFSRFRFPGKKFLFSIAIATFIIPSQVTMIPQFLTFKDMGLLGSLWSLVLPATFVQGIRSAIFIIIFYQFFNMFPKSLEEAAKIDGASTFKVFYKIAAPSAGPAYLISFLFSLVWYWNDTVITALYLGEKWTTLPLQLQRFEDTFQRIYQSLPGMQSGRSLNEAIVMAGTLLSILPLLIIYFFAQDWFIESIDRTGITGE, encoded by the coding sequence ATGTTTAAAAAGTTTGACATTTATAAAATCCGTAAGAAAACCAAAGATTCAATTGAAGTAGCCAGTGTATATTTTTTACTTTTGCTTGTAGGATTTGTATTCATTTATCCGATAATCTTCATGATTTCATACAGCTTTATGGACACTTCTGATCTTGTGAACCCACTTGTAAAATGGGTTCCAACGAAATTGTACGCGGGAAACTATAAAGATGCTGTTAAAGTTTTAGATTATGCAAAGACATTAACTCAAACAATTGTTATTACAACTATTCCTGCACTGTTCCAAACTTTGTCAGCTTCCGTAGTAGGTTATGGGTTTTCAAGATTTAGGTTTCCAGGGAAGAAATTTCTATTTTCCATTGCAATAGCAACGTTCATAATACCATCGCAAGTGACCATGATTCCTCAATTTTTAACATTTAAAGATATGGGATTACTCGGGAGTTTGTGGTCGCTTGTATTACCAGCAACTTTCGTACAGGGAATTAGAAGTGCTATCTTTATCATAATATTTTATCAATTTTTCAACATGTTTCCAAAGTCTCTTGAAGAAGCTGCAAAAATAGACGGTGCATCAACGTTTAAAGTATTTTACAAAATCGCTGCTCCTTCAGCTGGACCTGCTTACTTAATATCTTTCTTATTTTCACTCGTATGGTACTGGAATGACACAGTTATTACAGCGCTTTATCTTGGTGAAAAATGGACTACTCTCCCACTACAACTGCAACGTTTTGAAGATACATTCCAAAGGATCTATCAATCGTTGCCTGGAATGCAATCAGGTAGAAGTCTCAACGAAGCTATTGTAATGGCAGGTACTTTGCTGTCGATACTTCCTTTGCTAATAATATATTTCTTTGCTCAAGACTGGTTTATTGAAAGTATAGACAGAACAGGAATAACTGGAGAATAG
- a CDS encoding AAA family ATPase: MKRCKREERTKYLPIGISDFKRLIKGEFVYVDKTRYVMK; encoded by the coding sequence TTGAAAAGATGCAAAAGAGAGGAAAGGACGAAATATTTACCAATAGGGATAAGTGATTTTAAAAGGTTAATAAAAGGCGAGTTTGTATATGTAGATAAGACAAGATATGTTATGAAATAA
- a CDS encoding DUF4382 domain-containing protein: MKHVRKLIMMVVSLFVVIALLSCTQLFEPKNPKVSVVLSSGQENGEKGVASFVYQPVDLFGIDFDLLKKSDAPWVKNIEKLEVKITKFSYRYSTGPNETKWATPTNVDKTVDLLALSSSEESWLTFDIPKGAVILAIAFEITQATVTINGTNYPVTIPSASAKIVFKNLNWSINEDGQVILSIDWSKSIIKVSTNYLLVPRVAYRWRGSLKNLWAIQGKISRSDGTPPNEPLLIELYEGETTSSTPMTLKILPVKKAGEFYLGKYKPGKYTIVVWKNLTFTYEGTEISISGTEATKTTFDHGKTSATTILNLKY, encoded by the coding sequence ATGAAACATGTGAGAAAACTTATCATGATGGTTGTATCTCTCTTCGTAGTTATTGCATTACTTAGTTGTACACAACTTTTTGAACCTAAAAACCCAAAAGTTTCAGTTGTACTCTCATCTGGTCAGGAAAATGGAGAAAAGGGTGTTGCAAGTTTTGTTTACCAACCAGTGGACCTTTTTGGAATCGATTTTGACTTGTTAAAAAAATCCGACGCTCCCTGGGTCAAAAACATAGAGAAGTTAGAGGTAAAAATAACAAAATTTTCATACAGGTACTCAACGGGTCCAAATGAGACAAAATGGGCAACACCCACTAACGTTGATAAAACAGTGGATTTACTTGCGTTAAGTTCTTCAGAAGAAAGCTGGCTTACATTCGACATACCAAAAGGTGCGGTGATTTTAGCCATTGCATTTGAAATTACTCAGGCTACGGTCACGATCAATGGAACAAATTATCCCGTAACAATACCATCAGCAAGCGCAAAAATTGTATTTAAAAATCTGAACTGGTCAATAAATGAAGATGGACAAGTGATACTAAGCATAGATTGGTCAAAGAGTATAATAAAGGTGAGCACAAATTACTTGCTTGTACCACGTGTTGCATACCGCTGGAGAGGCTCATTAAAAAATTTATGGGCAATACAAGGAAAAATCAGCAGGTCAGACGGTACTCCTCCTAACGAACCACTCTTAATAGAGCTTTATGAAGGTGAAACCACTTCATCGACGCCAATGACATTGAAAATCCTTCCAGTGAAAAAAGCAGGAGAGTTTTATCTTGGAAAATATAAACCAGGAAAATACACAATTGTGGTGTGGAAAAACTTGACATTCACATATGAAGGTACTGAAATTTCAATCTCCGGCACAGAAGCAACAAAAACAACCTTTGATCATGGAAAAACGTCAGCTACAACAATATTGAACTTAAAGTACTAA
- a CDS encoding carbohydrate ABC transporter permease, producing MAFQGTKINPQRFHKSQLKFYFFLVPLALFMALPLVFIFSNAFKPYNELFAFPPRIFVRSPTLQNFKMLFNAMTLSGIPVSRYLFNSFLISLAVVLLSIFISTAAGYVLSKKNFKLKKVIFEINTLALMFVPVSVTIPRYIIIAKLGFIDNFLAHILPTLAMPVGLFLVKQFIDQIPDSLIEAAKIDGASDWFIYWKIILPLTRPAVATVAILAFQTAWNSTESSMIYMNEESLKNFAYYMSTLSGASGTIAGVGIAAAAASIMFLPNLVIFIFTQSKVMNTMAHSGIK from the coding sequence ATGGCATTCCAAGGTACAAAGATAAATCCTCAACGTTTTCATAAAAGCCAGTTAAAATTTTACTTTTTCCTTGTTCCACTGGCTCTTTTTATGGCATTGCCATTAGTATTTATCTTTTCAAATGCTTTTAAACCATATAATGAACTTTTTGCATTTCCACCGAGAATATTTGTCAGAAGTCCGACACTTCAAAACTTCAAAATGCTCTTCAACGCTATGACACTCTCTGGAATACCAGTCAGTAGGTACTTATTTAACAGTTTTCTAATATCCTTGGCCGTAGTTTTATTGTCTATATTCATAAGCACAGCTGCTGGTTACGTACTTTCAAAAAAGAATTTTAAACTGAAGAAAGTTATATTTGAAATAAACACTCTTGCGTTGATGTTTGTACCGGTGTCGGTTACTATACCGAGGTATATAATAATTGCCAAACTTGGATTCATTGACAATTTTCTCGCTCACATTCTTCCAACACTTGCAATGCCTGTTGGATTATTTCTGGTGAAGCAATTCATCGATCAAATTCCAGATTCATTAATTGAAGCAGCTAAAATAGATGGTGCGAGTGACTGGTTCATATACTGGAAGATTATATTACCTCTTACAAGACCAGCCGTAGCAACAGTGGCGATTCTTGCATTTCAGACAGCTTGGAACAGTACAGAATCATCAATGATATATATGAACGAAGAAAGTTTGAAAAACTTTGCTTATTATATGTCAACACTTAGTGGGGCATCCGGAACAATAGCTGGTGTAGGCATTGCAGCAGCTGCTGCTTCTATTATGTTTTTACCTAATTTAGTCATATTCATATTCACACAAAGCAAGGTAATGAACACGATGGCACATTCTGGGATAAAGTAA